The genomic window AGAGCGGCCATAAGGTGCTTGCGAAATCCGACGTCAGACGATATGACGTGGAGGACAGGTCGTCAGAAGCGTTCCATTGTGCCGCAATGGGCCGGCCGGGGCGGCAGAGAAGATGTTCCTTGATTGTTTGGAAGGTGTTGAAATCCATTTCGCCATGATGCCGATTGCCGTGTTTCCCATCGAGTCCCAATTCTTCGCCTGGGTGCTCCTGCCCATTTTGATCTTTCTGGCCCGAATCTGCGACGTGACTCTGGGGACGGTGCGTCTGATCTTCGTATCCCGAGGGTTCAAGTACTTAGCCCCGATCGTTGGTTTCTTCGAGGTGCTGATCTGGATCCTCGTGATCGGCCAGATCATGCAGAACCTGTCGAATTGGCTCTGTTACGTGGCCTACGCCGGCGGTTTCGCCACAGGCAACTACGTGGGGATGTGGGTGGCCGAGAGGCTCTCGTTGGGGATCGTGCTGATCCGCATCATCACGCAGCGAGGCGCGCATGCCCTGGTGGACCGTCTCAGGAAGAACGACTATGGTGTGACCAGTGTGGACGGCGAGGGGGCTGCCGGTCCGGTGCAGGTCATCTTCACCATCGTGCCTCGCCGGGAGGTCGGTACGGTTGTGGAGATGGTCAAGGCGTACAACCCGAAGGCGTTCTACTCCATCGAGGAGGTGGGTTTCGTGGAGAAGGGTGTCTTTCCGGCCAGGAAGGATTTTCGCTACATCGGCCTGGAACGGTTCCTGCGGCCGCTGCGCAAGCGCAAATGAAGCGGCGGCCGGGGCTGTTCAGAGACATCGCGGGCGTGTACAATACCCCCCTTCGTGATCGAGCCGGGGCATGGGTTCGGCGGGCGGTCAATCGTAGACAAGGAAAAGGCTTCTTGGATGAGAGCGGCTGAAAAGACGGGGTCGAAGCTTCAGAAACTGACCGAGTTGTTTGCGGGCAAGGCCTACCTGCTCATCATCATCCAAGACAATCCTGACCCGGACTGCATCGCTGCGGCGGTCGCCCTGCGAAAACTGGCCAACAGCATGGCCAACCTCCAGTGCTCCATCGCCTGTGGAGGAACCGTAGGACGTGGTGAGAACCGGGCCCTGGTGAAATACCTCGGCCTGAATCTCCGCAATTGCGGCGAGATCGACTACAGCAAGTTCGATCTGCTGGCCATGGTGGACACCCAGCCCGGTACGGGAAACAACTCTCTTCCGACACAGCTTCTGCCCAATATCGTCGTGGACCACCATCCGATCCGGCAACTGACGCGAACCGTTCCGTTTACGGACATTCGCAGCGGCTACGGCTCGACCTCGACCATCTTCGTCGAGTACCTCATCGAGGCCGGCATCACGCCTGAGACGCCCCTGGCCACCGCACTTCTCTACGGAATCCGGTCCGATACGCAGGATCTCGGCCGCGAAGCGGCCCGAGCCGATATCGAGGCCATCCAGTTCCTCTATCCGTTCGCCAACAAGCGGATGCTCAGCATCATCCAGCGGGGCAAAGTGCCCCGCGTGTACTACCAGATGCTCGCCGACGCGCTGGGAAACGCGCGCGTCCAAGGGCCGGCCATCATCACCGAACTCGGGGAGATCGACAATCCCGATATGATCGCCGAAGTCGCCGACCTGCTGCTGCGCGACGATGAGACGACCTGGACGATGTGCACGGGTCTGTGGAACGACAAGCTTCTGATCTCGATCCGAACGTCCGAGGAGAACAACGTCGCCGAACACGTGATGAAGCGCATGGTCTTCAGGAAGGGCACCGGCGGGGGCCATCTGACCTACGCCGGCGGCCAGGTTCCTTTGGCCAACACCACCAAGGCCGAGCGACAGAAACTGGAACGACACATCGAAGAGAAGTTCCTCAAGGCCATTGGCGCCGACGCCGCGACGAGCGCCCGACTTGTCAAGGCATAGACCCGCTCGATCCCGGACTCCGTGGGTCGTGCCTCGGCGGGACAATCGTCTTGCTTTTCGTTCTCGACGCACTACTATTGCTTGTGGGCGTACAGACTGGGGCGCATCCGTGCGGCTCGGTGCGCTCCAGGGACGAATCCAGTCGGGTTTGGACATCGCGGGAGGACAAAACGATGACGCAGGATCGAGTGGCCCTTCTGAGTTACGAGTACACCAATTGCGCCGTGATCGTGGCCCATCCGGACGACGAGACCCTCTGGGCCGGCGGGACGATGCTGCTGCATCCGGATAGCTGCTGGACCGTCGCGGCCCTGTGCCGCAAGAGCGATGCGGATCGGGCCCCGAAGTTCCATCAGGCCGTGGAATGCTACAATGCCAAGGGCGTGATGGGCGACCTCGACGATGGGCCCGAGCAGACGCCGCTGCGCACCGTGGACGTGGAAGACGCGATCCTCGACCTGTTGCCGTCGGATCGTTACGACCTGGTCCTGACCCATGGTCTCTGGGGCGAATACACCTCACACCGACGCCATGAGGAGGTGGCCAAGGCGATCATGGCGCTGCGGGAAAGCGGCCGACTTCTGGCCAAGGAGGTATGGATGTTCGCCTACGAGGACGGTGCGAAGAAATACCTGCCCAGGCCGATCGCCGACGCCGACGTGTACGTTCGTCTTCCGCGCGATGTCTGGGAGCGCAAGTACGAGATCATCCGCACGATCTACGGTTTCGAGGAAGACAGCTTCGAGGCCCGGACCACGCCGAAAGAAGAGGCGTTCTGGGTTCTTGGGAAAGGCAAGTGAGTGGGGCGAGCGTCCCCGCTCGCTCCCCACGGAGATCACGATGCGAGGATGCGCCATCTACCTGGAGAATGCATGAAGGTCTTGCTCTTGTACGACTATCCGCCGTCGCCGGCCGGCTTGGCGACTCAGGGACACCTGCTGCACCGGGGCCTTGCGGAACTGGGCGTCGAGGTCCATTCGGTCCATTTCGAGTCGGCGCAGGAGAAGGAGTGGTACTACCGCTGGTTCGAGCCGGATATCGTCCTCGGCGTCGGATACTGGGGGCACACCCCGTACCTGGTCCTGCACCCGCAGCGCTACGGGGTCCAGCCGGTGCCCTGGCTGGTTGCCGACGGCTACATGGCCAACTATCATGAGGTGCTCGAAGCCCTGCCCCTGATTCTGGTCACCAGCAAGTGGGTCAAGCAGGTCTACACGCGCGACGGGCTCAGTGGCAAGAACATCGAGGTCCTTCCCGTCGGCTGCGATACGGATGCGTTCATCCCGCGGGATCTTAATGACCCCAAGGTCACGACGGTCCGCGAGGCCCTCGGCGTGGCGCCCGACCAGATCATGATCCTGACGGTCGGCGGCGACGCCACCAGCAAGGGCGCCCAGGAGGTGATGCAGGCGCTGGCGACGATCGACACAAGGGCGCCGGACTGGAAGTACGTCTGCAAGGTCTGGCCTCAGCCCCGAACGCAGCATCAGAACCTCATCGACCTTCAGCTCGCCACGCAGTTGGGTATCGAGAAGAATGTCGTCTACACGACCAATGTGATCTCGCGGAACTTCATGCCCTATTTGATTGCGGCCTGCGACGTCTACGCGGCGCCGTCGCGTCTGGAAGGGTTCGGCATGATTCAGGTCGAGGCCAACGCCTGCGGCAAACCCGTCATCGGCATCAAGGCGATGGGTCTGCTCGATACCATGATCCACGGCGAGACGGCCTACCTGGCCGGCATCGCCCAGGAGATCCGGCTGCGCGAAACCATCGTGGGCGACGAATCCGGATACGAATCCGGCCATCGGGTGGTCTTCAAGAGCCCTCGCACCGTGGACTACCGCGCCAGCGTTCACGATATCGCGAATCACCTTCTGGAGTTGATGCAGAACGCGGAGCTGAGGACGAAGATGGGTCGTGCCGGGCGCAAACGGGTGGTCGAGCATTTCGACTACCGCGTGGTCGCCAGGAAGTTCGTCGAGATCGTCCAGAAAAGGCTGGGAATCGGTTGATATGGCATCGCCTGACTGGAAGCTCGTCGATCGCGCCAAAGCGGCTGCGGTTGAGGTGCTTCTGCATAATCTGCACGGTCCATATCGCGGACTGCCTCGC from Anaerobaca lacustris includes these protein-coding regions:
- a CDS encoding DHH family phosphoesterase, which translates into the protein MRAAEKTGSKLQKLTELFAGKAYLLIIIQDNPDPDCIAAAVALRKLANSMANLQCSIACGGTVGRGENRALVKYLGLNLRNCGEIDYSKFDLLAMVDTQPGTGNNSLPTQLLPNIVVDHHPIRQLTRTVPFTDIRSGYGSTSTIFVEYLIEAGITPETPLATALLYGIRSDTQDLGREAARADIEAIQFLYPFANKRMLSIIQRGKVPRVYYQMLADALGNARVQGPAIITELGEIDNPDMIAEVADLLLRDDETTWTMCTGLWNDKLLISIRTSEENNVAEHVMKRMVFRKGTGGGHLTYAGGQVPLANTTKAERQKLERHIEEKFLKAIGADAATSARLVKA
- a CDS encoding glycosyltransferase family 4 protein, giving the protein MKVLLLYDYPPSPAGLATQGHLLHRGLAELGVEVHSVHFESAQEKEWYYRWFEPDIVLGVGYWGHTPYLVLHPQRYGVQPVPWLVADGYMANYHEVLEALPLILVTSKWVKQVYTRDGLSGKNIEVLPVGCDTDAFIPRDLNDPKVTTVREALGVAPDQIMILTVGGDATSKGAQEVMQALATIDTRAPDWKYVCKVWPQPRTQHQNLIDLQLATQLGIEKNVVYTTNVISRNFMPYLIAACDVYAAPSRLEGFGMIQVEANACGKPVIGIKAMGLLDTMIHGETAYLAGIAQEIRLRETIVGDESGYESGHRVVFKSPRTVDYRASVHDIANHLLELMQNAELRTKMGRAGRKRVVEHFDYRVVARKFVEIVQKRLGIG
- a CDS encoding PIG-L deacetylase family protein; protein product: MTQDRVALLSYEYTNCAVIVAHPDDETLWAGGTMLLHPDSCWTVAALCRKSDADRAPKFHQAVECYNAKGVMGDLDDGPEQTPLRTVDVEDAILDLLPSDRYDLVLTHGLWGEYTSHRRHEEVAKAIMALRESGRLLAKEVWMFAYEDGAKKYLPRPIADADVYVRLPRDVWERKYEIIRTIYGFEEDSFEARTTPKEEAFWVLGKGK
- a CDS encoding DUF2179 domain-containing protein, whose product is MMPIAVFPIESQFFAWVLLPILIFLARICDVTLGTVRLIFVSRGFKYLAPIVGFFEVLIWILVIGQIMQNLSNWLCYVAYAGGFATGNYVGMWVAERLSLGIVLIRIITQRGAHALVDRLRKNDYGVTSVDGEGAAGPVQVIFTIVPRREVGTVVEMVKAYNPKAFYSIEEVGFVEKGVFPARKDFRYIGLERFLRPLRKRK